AGACGCCGGTGATGAACAGACGTTTGAGTCCGGAACCACTGTGACTGGTGCCTTCCTTGAGAACCGTGAAAAAATTCCGGAAAAAACCTTCTCCATGCGTGAGGGAATGATAGGCCTGTGTTCCGGCGGTGGAGAGGATGGTATTGGCAAAATTGTCGTATTCATCAATGATGACATACACCGGCAAATTCAGTTTATTGCATGTCTGAAGTATCCGGTTGAGACGGGAAACGAAGCCGGAAATTTCCTGGATTTCCCGCATCGAATCTTCGGTGAAACAGGAAGTGTAGCTCCTTAAAAACCAGTTGAGAACACCAATCCCATATTCCTCAAAACTTTGCTCAACCCATTCCATATCGGCCCTGACCGCGGAAAAATTGAATTTGAGAATCAGATAGGAATTCCGTTCTTCCGTGGGATGTTCCCCAACCCAGAGTCCGTTGAAAAACTTCTCGAATTGGTCTTTTTTGGCAATGTCGTAATACGTTTCCAGAATCGAGGCCCACAACGACTTGCCGAACCGGCGGGGACGGATGAAAAACAGATAGCGATTTTGTTCAAGAACGGGAATGAATCGGGTTTTGTCAACGTAATAGTCATTTTTTTGACGGATATCTTCAAAGTCAGACGCACCGTAAGCGATATTGCGAACACCGGGTTTGAGCATGAAACCTCCTGATCAGCATGATAATGGTTCAATACTCTTCTTGTAACCCTGACACCCGAACAGTGCAAGCGGTGAGACTCTGTTCCGGTATCACCGTGAACGCGATCAAAGCACTAGCGTTTACAGATCCCAGGTTGCGCCGAGGGAGATCTGCTGAACTCCTTTTTTGAGTTGAAGCAGGCAGGCCGGAAAGCGTTGAATACGGAATAAGCTGATACCTCGGAACGGCTGATCATTTCGAACCAGCATGCATCAGATCTGATGCCCTGGAAAGATGGGCCGCGGTGCTATCTGATGGAACGATTATTCAACTTTGAAGGTTTCGATAAACTGTTGGAGTTCCCGTGATAAATCAGCCAGAGACTTTGAATTATCCTGAATTTGTGAGGCTTCAGCATCAACATTTCCTGTGGATTGGCGAATGCTTTGAATGGAACTATTGACAGAGGCAACCCCCTCAGCGGTGTTGGCTGAGGCCCTGGCAACTTCCCTCACGCCACGGTCGCCCTCTGTCACATTGCGGGCAACTTCACGGGATGCCTGGGAGGCTTCCGCAATGGATCGGGCGATTTCACGCAAACCCTGATCTGATTCGTGCACATGCAACACCGCTTCCTTACTGGCTCCGGCAATCATGTCAACGGATTTTGAGATTTCGGTTGCTTCCTTGCTCTGGAGTGACACAACCTGGCTTATTTTCTGGTTCAGTTCAGACAAAGTATGGATGATTTGATTCACATTTTCTGTATGACTGAGCATGTCCTGTGTTTGTTGCTGAATCAACAGCATGTGTTCACCGACATCGTTGTTCGCTTCAGCGGTTTGCCGTGCCAGTTCCTTCACTTCTGAAGCGACAACCGCAAATCCTTTTCCCATATCTCCGGCACTGGCGGCTTCGATGGTGGCATTGAGTGCCAGCATGTTGGTTTGCTCGGCAATGCCTTGAATCGTTTTGACTATTCCTGAAATAGTTTTGGTAGTCTGCCCCAACTCACTCATGGCTTTTAAGTTTTGTTCCGCGCTATGACTGGCATTTGTGGAAATGGTTCGAGCCTCAATGGCGTTCTGACTGGTTTCATGCATGTTGATCGAAACGTTTTCCATCGATTTTGAAACATGCTGAATATTTTGGGCTATCTGGTCAATATTTTGTAAAAAACCTTTGGTATTGGCCGAAGCTTCTTCTGTCGCCGACGCAATCGTGTTGATATTTGCGCTTAATTCTTCAACCGCGGCTGAAATGGAAGTGATGGATGAGGATGTTTCTTCAGTCGCTGCGGCCACCTGATTGACATTCCGGGTTAAAATATCTGAAGACTGAGATATGGAATCCACCTGTGTTTTTACAGATTCAGAGCCTTCCGCGATATGTCCTGAACTATGAGCCAGGGACACCGCCATTTCGTTCAAATGACGAGACTGTTTGGCAATGGTATGGATGATATTCTGAATTTCATCCATCAGCATGTTGAAGCCTCTTCCCAATTTCCCGATTTCATCATTGGATTTCACATTCATCCGGTGTGTGAAATCTTTGCTTCCATCCGCAATGAATTGAATTTCTTCAATGAATTGAGTCAAGGGCTGCATGATTCTGTTCAGCATCCAACCCAGAATCAACATCGTGACTATGATCAACCCCAAAGAAAATAACAGAGAAGAACGGATCTGACGTGTGATGAGTTCATAAGCATCCGATTTATGCATTTCAACATTAAGAATCCACGGATATTTTTCGTCATACAGATAAAACGCGAAAATGGACTCACCCGTTTCATCCACTTCTTCGGTAAAAACGCGACCTTTTTTCAAAACCGCCTTCATTCCCTCATTCAATTTACCATCAACC
This is a stretch of genomic DNA from SAR324 cluster bacterium. It encodes these proteins:
- a CDS encoding AAA family ATPase, encoding MLKPGVRNIAYGASDFEDIRQKNDYYVDKTRFIPVLEQNRYLFFIRPRRFGKSLWASILETYYDIAKKDQFEKFFNGLWVGEHPTEERNSYLILKFNFSAVRADMEWVEQSFEEYGIGVLNWFLRSYTSCFTEDSMREIQEISGFVSRLNRILQTCNKLNLPVYVIIDEYDNFANTILSTAGTQAYHSLTHGEGFFRNFFTVLKEGTSHSGSGLKRLFITGV
- a CDS encoding methyl-accepting chemotaxis protein, which codes for MTLKRKFQLFFLIAGLILILVPGTYNTISTIEQTEANLLQHIQSIAQLKQTSLDDHLQTILKNLGALSRNPAVIAYLDTPDLARDQEPYQKTTFNSVLHYQESFWGELHHVFLADTNGKIILSPPHGTATASHLGQAISESHYFRKALTEPVITDFFGFKEKDHFHQLAMHPVKDKNNKTLGVIVTEVVIAFQHELLQQNFELGTSGNIFMTTLDGTHIVNNVDDLVDGKLNEGMKAVLKKGRVFTEEVDETGESIFAFYLYDEKYPWILNVEMHKSDAYELITRQIRSSLLFSLGLIIVTMLILGWMLNRIMQPLTQFIEEIQFIADGSKDFTHRMNVKSNDEIGKLGRGFNMLMDEIQNIIHTIAKQSRHLNEMAVSLAHSSGHIAEGSESVKTQVDSISQSSDILTRNVNQVAAATEETSSSITSISAAVEELSANINTIASATEEASANTKGFLQNIDQIAQNIQHVSKSMENVSINMHETSQNAIEARTISTNASHSAEQNLKAMSELGQTTKTISGIVKTIQGIAEQTNMLALNATIEAASAGDMGKGFAVVASEVKELARQTAEANNDVGEHMLLIQQQTQDMLSHTENVNQIIHTLSELNQKISQVVSLQSKEATEISKSVDMIAGASKEAVLHVHESDQGLREIARSIAEASQASREVARNVTEGDRGVREVARASANTAEGVASVNSSIQSIRQSTGNVDAEASQIQDNSKSLADLSRELQQFIETFKVE